From Bacillus basilensis, a single genomic window includes:
- a CDS encoding YrzA family protein produces MSFTFEMLEDKVEFFEAGDLASLERKISEQIDNNKALMLEVHHISHQMVMDPESKRPYYSAVVHFKLKKLR; encoded by the coding sequence ATGTCATTTACCTTTGAAATGTTAGAAGATAAAGTAGAATTTTTTGAAGCGGGAGACTTAGCTTCTTTAGAACGAAAAATTAGTGAACAAATCGATAATAATAAAGCACTTATGCTTGAAGTTCATCACATCTCACATCAAATGGTTATGGATCCCGAAAGCAAAAGACCGTATTATAGCGCGGTTGTTCATTTTAAATTAAAGAAATTACGCTAA